A genomic window from Elaeis guineensis isolate ETL-2024a chromosome 3, EG11, whole genome shotgun sequence includes:
- the LOC105042432 gene encoding protein YABBY 2 isoform X2 → MSAHIATEQVCYVHCNFCNTILVVSVPGSNSLTIVTVRCGHCANLLSVNLGALLQTLPQGVQKLQNHNLGSQDLNMDCGSSSKCNKVSLMNSMENVQQQTLPIRLPEKRQRVPSAYNRFIKEEIRRLKATNPDISHREAFSAAAKNWAHFPHIQFGLSVDGDKQQ, encoded by the exons ATGTCGGCCCATATCGCAACCGAGCAAGTCTGCTATGTCCACTGCAACTTCTGCAACACCATCCTGGTG GTTAGCGTCCCTGGCAGCAACTCCCTCACCATTGTGACGGTAAGATGCGGGCACTGTGCTAATTTGCTGTCTGTGAATTTAGGGGCTCTTCTTCAAACACTCCCTCAAGGTGTTCAG AAATTGCAGAATCATAACCTAGGGTCTCAAGATCTCAATATGGATTGTGGGTCATCTTCTAAATGTAACAAGGTATCCTTGATGAACTCCATGGAAAATGTTCAGCAGCAAACATTACCTATTCGCT TGCCAGAGAAGAGACAGCGTGTTCCTTCTGCTTACAACAGATTTATTAA AGAAGAAATACGAAGACTAAAGGCTACAAATCCTGACATTAGCCACAGAGAAGCTTTCAGCGCTGCAGCAAAGAAT TGGGCACACTTTCCTCATATCCAATTCGGGCTATCCGTGGATGGGGATAAACAACAATAG
- the LOC105042432 gene encoding protein YABBY 2 isoform X3, protein MSAHIATEQVCYVHCNFCNTILVVSVPGSNSLTIVTVRCGHCANLLSVNLGALLQTLPQGVQNHNLGSQDLNMDCGSSSKCNKVSLMNSMENVQQQTLPIRSVPEKRQRVPSAYNRFIKEEIRRLKATNPDISHREAFSAAAKNWAHFPHIQFGLSVDGDKQQ, encoded by the exons ATGTCGGCCCATATCGCAACCGAGCAAGTCTGCTATGTCCACTGCAACTTCTGCAACACCATCCTGGTG GTTAGCGTCCCTGGCAGCAACTCCCTCACCATTGTGACGGTAAGATGCGGGCACTGTGCTAATTTGCTGTCTGTGAATTTAGGGGCTCTTCTTCAAACACTCCCTCAAGGTGTTCAG AATCATAACCTAGGGTCTCAAGATCTCAATATGGATTGTGGGTCATCTTCTAAATGTAACAAGGTATCCTTGATGAACTCCATGGAAAATGTTCAGCAGCAAACATTACCTATTCGCT CAGTGCCAGAGAAGAGACAGCGTGTTCCTTCTGCTTACAACAGATTTATTAA AGAAGAAATACGAAGACTAAAGGCTACAAATCCTGACATTAGCCACAGAGAAGCTTTCAGCGCTGCAGCAAAGAAT TGGGCACACTTTCCTCATATCCAATTCGGGCTATCCGTGGATGGGGATAAACAACAATAG
- the LOC105042432 gene encoding protein YABBY 2 isoform X1, with amino-acid sequence MSAHIATEQVCYVHCNFCNTILVVSVPGSNSLTIVTVRCGHCANLLSVNLGALLQTLPQGVQKLQNHNLGSQDLNMDCGSSSKCNKVSLMNSMENVQQQTLPIRSVPEKRQRVPSAYNRFIKEEIRRLKATNPDISHREAFSAAAKNWAHFPHIQFGLSVDGDKQQ; translated from the exons ATGTCGGCCCATATCGCAACCGAGCAAGTCTGCTATGTCCACTGCAACTTCTGCAACACCATCCTGGTG GTTAGCGTCCCTGGCAGCAACTCCCTCACCATTGTGACGGTAAGATGCGGGCACTGTGCTAATTTGCTGTCTGTGAATTTAGGGGCTCTTCTTCAAACACTCCCTCAAGGTGTTCAG AAATTGCAGAATCATAACCTAGGGTCTCAAGATCTCAATATGGATTGTGGGTCATCTTCTAAATGTAACAAGGTATCCTTGATGAACTCCATGGAAAATGTTCAGCAGCAAACATTACCTATTCGCT CAGTGCCAGAGAAGAGACAGCGTGTTCCTTCTGCTTACAACAGATTTATTAA AGAAGAAATACGAAGACTAAAGGCTACAAATCCTGACATTAGCCACAGAGAAGCTTTCAGCGCTGCAGCAAAGAAT TGGGCACACTTTCCTCATATCCAATTCGGGCTATCCGTGGATGGGGATAAACAACAATAG
- the LOC105042432 gene encoding protein YABBY 2 isoform X4: MSAHIATEQVCYVHCNFCNTILVVSVPGSNSLTIVTVRCGHCANLLSVNLGALLQTLPQGVQNHNLGSQDLNMDCGSSSKCNKVSLMNSMENVQQQTLPIRLPEKRQRVPSAYNRFIKEEIRRLKATNPDISHREAFSAAAKNWAHFPHIQFGLSVDGDKQQ, encoded by the exons ATGTCGGCCCATATCGCAACCGAGCAAGTCTGCTATGTCCACTGCAACTTCTGCAACACCATCCTGGTG GTTAGCGTCCCTGGCAGCAACTCCCTCACCATTGTGACGGTAAGATGCGGGCACTGTGCTAATTTGCTGTCTGTGAATTTAGGGGCTCTTCTTCAAACACTCCCTCAAGGTGTTCAG AATCATAACCTAGGGTCTCAAGATCTCAATATGGATTGTGGGTCATCTTCTAAATGTAACAAGGTATCCTTGATGAACTCCATGGAAAATGTTCAGCAGCAAACATTACCTATTCGCT TGCCAGAGAAGAGACAGCGTGTTCCTTCTGCTTACAACAGATTTATTAA AGAAGAAATACGAAGACTAAAGGCTACAAATCCTGACATTAGCCACAGAGAAGCTTTCAGCGCTGCAGCAAAGAAT TGGGCACACTTTCCTCATATCCAATTCGGGCTATCCGTGGATGGGGATAAACAACAATAG